One genomic window of Chitinophagaceae bacterium includes the following:
- a CDS encoding TonB-dependent receptor, which produces MIKFMKYGIILLLCLNCSVIYAQGTLTVNGTVTDAGGPLIGAIVLEKGTQNGVVADENGNFSINVAGKSAILVFSYVGHKSQEAAVGNQSTVNVALENDDLLNEIVVVGYGTQKKSVTTGAISKVRGDDLESMPVMRIEQSLQGRTSGVWVTSNSGSPGAAATVRVRGTTSINNSDPLYVVDGVPISGGIDYLNQGDIESIEVLKDAASAAIYGARSANGVILVTTKKGKKDMLEVSLNSYYGIQNPTRQLSLLNATQYAILMNESSVASGGNVLFSNPDSLGEGTDWQAAVFEKNAPVHNHDLSISAGSGKSMYYGSFSYFDQTGIVSSSQSSFQRYTIRFNATHNINKYITVGHTLGYTRNNGQGVPDNTEYGSPLGRAINLDPITPLIETRPDVLNSDIFQNFAVVLDDNGQPYGISPYVTSEILNPVAAIKVNQSNGWGDKIAGNVFLELMPFKGFKYRSAYGVDFAYWGAESFSPVYYLNAANRLDINRYARSQNRGIYWNWDNTISYQKTFAEKHNFNFLAGMVAEHNQGEGLTGSVQDIPATDISNASLLFAVAPENQGFGGYEYEGALVSYLGRVTYDFSGKYLFSALFRVDGSPKFGENYRYGTFPSVSAGWVVTEEDFFKNNAYVNFLKIRGSWGINGNDKIGDFRFVSTIGGFRNYTFGVDESLINGSTPNALANPDLRWEETKQTNFGLDARVFKNFTVTFDWFIKKTSGMLLDIAVPGYVGNAGPVGNIASMENKGIELELGYTKTIGTVTLDFSGNLSHFKNTVTDLGPDKEYIVGQTFSPQGLEITRSSVGEPFGYFFGYKTDGIFQNQEEVNSYTGIDGQLIQPDATPGDFRFVDINGDGIIDADDRTKIGDPVPDLIYGFTLSASWKGFDIILFGQGIAGAQVFNATRRFDLQMANMTTDALDRWTGEGTSDSYPHLVMNDPNKNFSSSSDFYVENASFFRIRTLQLGYTLPLEITSKAGIKKIRVYVSGNNIGTITKYHGFDPEIGGSSFGVDRGVYPQAMSFLIGGNITF; this is translated from the coding sequence ATGATAAAATTCATGAAGTACGGAATCATACTGCTCCTCTGTTTAAACTGTTCCGTGATCTATGCGCAAGGCACTTTAACCGTCAATGGCACTGTTACAGATGCCGGTGGACCATTGATCGGCGCAATTGTGCTGGAAAAAGGCACACAAAACGGTGTTGTAGCCGATGAGAACGGTAATTTCTCGATTAACGTAGCCGGAAAGTCCGCCATCCTCGTATTTTCTTATGTAGGACATAAAAGTCAGGAAGCAGCAGTAGGCAATCAGTCAACTGTTAATGTAGCACTGGAGAATGATGATTTGCTCAATGAAATAGTGGTAGTCGGCTATGGAACACAGAAGAAAAGTGTTACTACCGGAGCAATTTCAAAAGTACGCGGCGATGATCTGGAAAGTATGCCGGTAATGCGTATTGAACAATCACTGCAAGGCAGAACCTCCGGTGTTTGGGTTACTTCCAATTCCGGTTCACCAGGCGCGGCCGCAACTGTCAGGGTTCGTGGCACCACTTCCATCAATAACTCCGATCCGCTGTACGTAGTGGATGGTGTTCCTATTTCCGGTGGTATAGACTACTTAAATCAGGGCGATATTGAGAGTATAGAGGTTTTAAAAGATGCTGCTTCAGCAGCAATATACGGTGCGCGGTCAGCAAATGGTGTAATATTAGTTACCACGAAAAAAGGGAAGAAAGATATGTTGGAAGTGTCGTTGAACAGTTATTATGGAATACAAAATCCAACCCGTCAACTTTCACTTTTAAATGCCACGCAATATGCTATTCTCATGAATGAATCATCGGTAGCATCAGGTGGTAATGTTTTATTTTCTAACCCTGATTCACTGGGTGAAGGAACAGACTGGCAGGCTGCCGTTTTTGAAAAAAATGCGCCGGTTCATAATCATGATCTCAGTATTTCCGCCGGCTCCGGTAAATCAATGTACTATGGTTCCTTTAGCTATTTCGATCAGACAGGTATTGTATCGTCTAGCCAATCCAGCTTTCAACGGTATACAATCCGTTTCAATGCAACCCACAATATCAACAAATACATCACGGTAGGTCATACTTTAGGTTACACCCGCAACAACGGACAAGGTGTTCCGGACAATACCGAATATGGTTCGCCGCTCGGTCGTGCAATCAATCTTGATCCGATAACTCCGTTGATTGAAACTCGTCCGGATGTACTGAACAGTGATATCTTTCAAAACTTCGCGGTAGTATTGGATGATAACGGACAACCTTATGGCATTTCGCCTTATGTAACATCGGAAATACTGAATCCTGTAGCAGCCATTAAAGTAAATCAAAGCAACGGTTGGGGCGATAAAATTGCCGGCAATGTGTTTTTGGAACTGATGCCTTTCAAAGGATTCAAATACCGCAGCGCATACGGAGTTGATTTTGCGTATTGGGGTGCAGAAAGTTTTTCACCGGTTTATTATCTGAATGCCGCAAACAGATTGGACATCAACCGCTATGCACGTTCGCAAAACCGTGGCATCTACTGGAATTGGGACAACACGATTTCATATCAGAAAACATTTGCTGAAAAACATAACTTTAATTTTCTGGCCGGCATGGTGGCAGAACATAACCAGGGAGAAGGTTTGACTGGATCAGTACAGGACATTCCAGCAACTGATATATCAAATGCCTCACTCCTCTTTGCTGTTGCTCCGGAGAACCAGGGTTTCGGTGGTTATGAATATGAAGGTGCTTTGGTTTCTTATTTAGGTCGTGTTACGTATGATTTTTCCGGTAAATATCTTTTTTCAGCACTTTTCAGAGTCGACGGATCACCTAAGTTCGGTGAGAATTACCGTTATGGAACTTTTCCTTCTGTATCCGCAGGCTGGGTGGTTACAGAGGAAGATTTCTTTAAAAACAATGCCTACGTTAATTTCTTAAAGATCAGAGGATCATGGGGCATCAATGGAAATGACAAGATCGGTGACTTCCGTTTTGTTTCTACTATCGGCGGGTTCCGCAATTATACTTTTGGTGTTGATGAATCACTCATCAATGGTTCTACGCCAAATGCACTTGCTAATCCTGACCTCCGTTGGGAAGAAACAAAACAAACCAACTTTGGATTGGATGCAAGGGTATTCAAAAATTTCACGGTCACGTTTGACTGGTTCATAAAAAAAACCAGCGGAATGTTGCTTGATATTGCTGTTCCGGGTTACGTCGGTAATGCTGGTCCTGTCGGGAATATTGCTTCCATGGAAAATAAAGGAATAGAATTGGAATTAGGATATACCAAAACGATAGGAACAGTAACCCTTGATTTCAGCGGCAATCTTTCACATTTTAAAAATACCGTTACTGATTTAGGACCTGATAAAGAATATATCGTTGGACAGACCTTCAGCCCGCAAGGTCTTGAAATCACACGCTCTTCAGTGGGTGAGCCGTTTGGTTATTTCTTTGGTTACAAAACGGATGGCATTTTCCAGAATCAGGAAGAAGTAAACAGTTACACCGGAATTGACGGACAACTGATTCAACCCGATGCAACACCGGGTGATTTCAGATTTGTTGATATCAATGGTGATGGAATCATTGATGCCGATGACCGGACAAAAATTGGCGATCCGGTTCCGGATTTGATTTATGGATTCACCCTTTCAGCGAGTTGGAAAGGATTTGATATTATTTTGTTCGGGCAAGGTATTGCCGGTGCACAGGTATTTAATGCTACCCGCCGATTTGATTTGCAAATGGCAAATATGACTACCGATGCTCTCGACCGTTGGACCGGTGAAGGAACATCCGATTCATATCCGCATTTGGTGATGAATGATCCCAATAAAAATTTCAGCAGCTCCTCTGATTTTTATGTGGAGAATGCGTCCTTCTTTCGTATCCGGACATTGCAACTCGGTTATACTTTGCCGCTCGAGATCACTTCCAA